AGAACGTAAACCAAAAAACGAGGAATTAACTACCTTGATAACCTTGGCTGTTAATGCCAAATCTTGATTTACTAATTGGGCGATTGTTTTGAATTCCGGTTCTGGCTTGTTTATTTCCTGTCTAATATTAATGAGTATCTGTGGTTGACTCGGGAACTGAATGCTAGCAAAAATTTTCTTCGCCTCGACCAACACCGAGCTGTTCATTTTTTATCTCTCCTTTTTGGCATAATTGTGGACTGCAATTCAGTGTTCTCTATCTTCCGTTTATCGGTAAAGCTTGAAT
This is a stretch of genomic DNA from candidate division KSB1 bacterium. It encodes these proteins:
- a CDS encoding HDOD domain-containing protein, with the protein product MNSSVLVEAKKIFASIQFPSQPQILINIRQEINKPEPEFKTIAQLVNQDLALTAKVIKVVNSSFFGLRS